The stretch of DNA TCTTTGGACGAGGAATAGCAGCAGGTGGGGGAGCAGGGGACATCCATGCGCGAGCGCCGTTGCATCGGTTGCGGGAAGACGGTCGGCAAGGCCTGTCTCGTCCGCATCGTGCGCCGTCCGGACGGCATGGCGGCGTTCGACCCGACGGGCCGTGCGCCCGGACGGGGCGCCTACGTGTGCTCCCAAGCATGTCTGGCAGAGGCTGTCAAGAAAAACAAGCTCGCCCGAGCGCTCAAAGTGACGCTCGGCAGCGATGAAATGGAAAGAATCGCCGTCGACGTCGCATCAGCGCTGGCTGTGCGGGAAGGTAAAGGAGTGGTGTAATGGCTGGCATGCGTGTCCATGAATTGGCCAAAGAGTTCAACATGTCGAGCAAGGAGATGCTTGACAAGCTGCATGAGATGAAGGTTCCCGCGAAAAGCCACGCGAGCATGCTGACCGACGCCTACGTCGAGAAGGTGCGCAAGAACCTGGCGCCCGAGATCAAGCAGCGCGCCGGCAAGCTGGAAAGCGAAGAGGCCCACAAGCTGGCCCAAGACCAGGCCGAAGCGAAGGCGAAGAAGGAAGAGGAAGAGCGCGCCCGCCGCGAGGCGGTCGAGCAGGAACGCGCGGCCCGCGAGGCCGAGCGCGCCCGCCGCGCCGAGCAAGACGGCGAAGACGGCAAGCCGGCCTCCAAGCCGAAGAAGCTCGCCCCGCACGCTTCGCCCTACGAAAGCCTGGCCACCCAGATCGAAAACGAGAAGGAGCGCGTCGCCCGCGAGAAGGCCGAGGCGAAGGCCCGCGCCCGCGCGGCCGCCATCGCCAAGGAAGTGGCGAAGAAGCAGGCCGTCGAAGAGGCGCTGCGCAACCGCGGCAAAACGACGAAGGCTCCCGTTCCGGCCAAGGCCCCGAAGAAGGCCGCGCCGGTGCTCACGCCGCGCAAGTCGGGCTTTGATTCGCTGCTTGCGCAGATCGACGCCGAAAAGCAGCGCATGGACCGGCAGAAGCAGGCCAAGCCCGCGCAGCAGCAACAGCAGCCGGGCGGCCGTCGCGGCGGCAAGTCCGAGCGCGGGGGCAAGAAGGGCAAGCGCGGCGTGCAGATCGTGCCCGAGCTTGAGGCGCAGATGGCGGTCGAGACCCAGGACCGCTACGCGCACATGGCCGTGCAGGCCGAGAAGTTCCAGCGCGACAAGGTGCTCGCCGAGGCCCGCGCCGCCGTCGAAGCGGCCACGTCCCACGAAAACGAAGGGCGCCGCAAGAAGCGCAAGCAGAAGCGCGAGGCCGAGCAGCGCGAGCGGCTGGAGCTCGAGGCCATCGAGAAGGGCCTCGACCCGACGCTCGTGCTCGACGACTCGGTAGTGGAGATCCCGCAGGGCGCCACGGTGGCGAAGTTCGCCGAACTGCTCGGCGTCGCCCCCAACGACGTGATCAAGCGCCTGTTCATGCTTGGACAGGTGCTCACGCTCACCCAGTCGATGAGCGACGACTTGGTCGAGCTCATCGCCGACGACATGGGCCGCAAGGTGCGTGTCGTGTCGCCCGAGGAAGAATACGCCGTCGTCTACCACGACTCCGAGGCCGACCTGCTGCCGCGCCCGCCGGTGGTCACCGTCATGGGACACGTCGACCACGGCAAGACCTCGCTGCTTGACGCCATTCGCCACACCGGCGTGGTGGAAAGCGAGGCCGGCGGCATCACCCAGCATATCGGCGCGTCGGTCGTGGAAATCGACGGCCGTCGCATCACGTTCATCGACACGCCGGGCCACGAGGCGTTCACGGCCATGCGCGCCCGCGGCGCCCAGGTCACCGACGTCATCGTACTGGTGGTGGCGGCCGACGACGGCGTCATGCCGCAGACCATCGAGGCCATCAACCACGCGAAGGCGGCCGACGTGCCCATCGTCGTGGCGGTGAACAAGATCGACAAGCCCGGCGCCAATCCCGACCGC from Xiamenia xianingshaonis encodes:
- the rnpM gene encoding RNase P modulator RnpM; amino-acid sequence: MRERRCIGCGKTVGKACLVRIVRRPDGMAAFDPTGRAPGRGAYVCSQACLAEAVKKNKLARALKVTLGSDEMERIAVDVASALAVREGKGVV
- the infB gene encoding translation initiation factor IF-2 translates to MAGMRVHELAKEFNMSSKEMLDKLHEMKVPAKSHASMLTDAYVEKVRKNLAPEIKQRAGKLESEEAHKLAQDQAEAKAKKEEEERARREAVEQERAAREAERARRAEQDGEDGKPASKPKKLAPHASPYESLATQIENEKERVAREKAEAKARARAAAIAKEVAKKQAVEEALRNRGKTTKAPVPAKAPKKAAPVLTPRKSGFDSLLAQIDAEKQRMDRQKQAKPAQQQQQPGGRRGGKSERGGKKGKRGVQIVPELEAQMAVETQDRYAHMAVQAEKFQRDKVLAEARAAVEAATSHENEGRRKKRKQKREAEQRERLELEAIEKGLDPTLVLDDSVVEIPQGATVAKFAELLGVAPNDVIKRLFMLGQVLTLTQSMSDDLVELIADDMGRKVRVVSPEEEYAVVYHDSEADLLPRPPVVTVMGHVDHGKTSLLDAIRHTGVVESEAGGITQHIGASVVEIDGRRITFIDTPGHEAFTAMRARGAQVTDVIVLVVAADDGVMPQTIEAINHAKAADVPIVVAVNKIDKPGANPDRVRQELTEYGVIPEEWGGKNMFVEVSAKKKLHIDDLLETILLQADVLELKANPNADASGFVIEANLDKGRGPVATVLIQRGTLKTGDVVVAGTSYGRVRALVDPRGTHVADAKPADPVEILGLSSVPTAGDEFRVFADERDARKLADERQLRERLAAQDAKAHMSLDDLFSRIEEGKQTDLNLIVKADVQGSIEALRDAFEKMDQSEVRINIVHSAVGGITETDVTLAAASDAIIIGFNVRPTGKSRTQAEKEKVDIRLYRVIYQAIEDINAARVGLLSPDIVEEDTGIAEVRDTFRVPKVGTIAGCYVVEGEISRDDKVRIVRDGTVIFDGVIASLRRFKDDVKTVKQGYECGIGIEKFQDLKVGDFIEGYKMLEVERTE